The genomic DNA GCGCCAGGGCATGGCTTTCACCGAGTTGATGGACATCGAGCGCATCGAAGTGCTGCGCGGGCCGCAAGGCACCTTGTTCGGCAAGAACACCACCGCCGGCGCGCTGAACATCATCACCCGCCAGCCCACGTTCCAGCCCGAAGCCAACCTCGAAGCCAGCTACGGCGAGCGCGGTTTGCGGGAATATCGCGGGACGATTTCCGGCCCGCTGCAAGATGACGTGCTCGCCGGGCGACTCAATGTCTTCGACAGCGCCACCGATGGCGCAGTGGAAAACCTGCACGACGGCGCCCGCCTCGGCGACGCCGACAGCCAAGGCCTGCGCGGCCAATTATTGTGGACGCCGAACACCGATTTCAGCGCCCGCCTCATCGCTGACTATGCCGCGAGCAAAACGAAGCCGGCAACGTGCTGCTGGTCAATCACTACAGCGAACAAACCCGCAAGCGCGCCAAATTTTTCGGCTATCCGCTGGCCGAGCCCGACCCCTACAAACGCGAGTCCCGCATAGACGCGCCGGGACATCCGCAAACCCTGCAGAACGGTGTCTCACTGGAATTGAATTGGGACCTGGACGAGGCCATGCGCTTCACCAGCATCACCGCCTACCGCGACTGGGACTACCGCGCCACTCGCGACACCGACAGCACCGCGCTGTCGGTGATCCAATCCGAAACCGAACTGGGCCACCGCCAGTTCAGCCAGGAATGGCGCCTGTCCGGCACGGCCGGTTCGTCCATCGACTATGTCGGCGGGCTTTTACTACCTGCGCCAACAGCTCGACCGCGGGATCGACACCGA from Pseudomonas beijingensis includes the following:
- a CDS encoding TonB-dependent receptor translates to MQVLGYRLLLLGSLSALPWASVQAEQAAPSALTLDATTVTARRREEDPQNVPIPINVLYGDQLDEAGLHRLQDIQQRVPGLIVSGHDARYAGFGLRGFGATAYNDGLEGSVGTYVDGVYQARQGMAFTELMDIERIEVLRGPQGTLFGKNTTAGALNIITRQPTFQPEANLEASYGERGLREYRGTISGPLQDDVLAGRLNVFDSATDGAVENLHDGARLGDADSQGLRGQLLWTPNTDFSARLIADYAASKTKPATCCWSITTANKPASAPNFSAIRWPSPTPTNASPA